The genome window atttatgttatgtatatttaccacaataaaaagaggaaataggCATATGTTAAAATCAGAATTCTACACAGCATctatgtaatttttcttaaaatttcttctctgaactctcaaagcacagaaaacattttttttcacatttgacttttgtatgaaaataaatgacaaatttgGTCTCACACAATCACttagaaatgtttatttcagaATGACCTATATAGGAGCTTATCCAGATAAAGGTCCTGACAGCACTTCTCACAGGTTATGACTCAGTTTTGCTTCTCTGGACCCACCAGTCAAAGCAGCAAAACTGTGTCTCCTTTCAAAAACTGAGGTCACCAGAAAAAGGGTGCCAGGTGGGCAATGAAACCCTACTCAACACTTCCTATTTGCAAGGTGACTTCTTTTGCACTCCTAAAACTTCTACTTTGATTCCAGagataacaattttaaaaaattaatactttcaCTCTATATAGAAACAGTACTTTAAATTGACTGACCCTTTTGCTGCAGTAAGGTCCAGCAAAGGCTTAGTACTTCAAGCAAACCTACTACACCTATCTATGCTCAAGAAGTAGTTTGGCTATGAGGAAGTGCTGGTCTCCTCCAAGCCTTTCCTCAGGACCCACACATCAGACACTCCTCTCTATTCTCCAGAGAGCACACCATGGCTGCTgtgttcctctccttctcttcttcttcttttgttgccTTCTCCTTATCTTTCAGCTTCTCCTTATTTAGAGTGAACTGGATTGGATTTGCTGCTGGTCGTGTCCTTAAGTAATACATCCCAGTCTTCAAACCCTACAAAGGAAGCAAATACAGctattagaaattttaagaacACTAGGCATTCAAGACCAATGTTTAAAACACACTTCCATAAATCAAATCAGATTGTTTTCTAAACCTGAAATTCCAACTCCTTTAGGAAGCCTTCTTAAAAATACTGAAGAGGTAGAAAGAGTCAGACAGTATACTGTGTTCCTTTTGCCACTAAAAACGCTTATCTCTTTGGAAGtgtcaaatatttttgttctctaATCTTTTCTTGTATTTAGGTGTATGACTTCCAAGTTCGCCTAAAACAACATGTCTACTTTATAACTATTTATGGAGATAGACTGTGTCTCTGTAAAGAACAGATGATGACTACTTCAAGGGTCAGGATCATCTTCTATTCAGTAAACCCAAAGACATAGTGTGTGGTCAATAAATatctcttaaatttaaaaaacaaactgtaCATCTGTATAAATACCCAGAAGATTACCAGATACTAAGGATAGAATCCAGAATCACAGGACTTTACCGCCGGCAATGAGAAGCTAAGTAACTGGCCTTTATACTATAAATAGTTAAAGTGGGGAAACAAAGGATGTTTCTGAATAGGGGCTGGCACACGTaaagttttatttcagaaatggtAGCAGTGCACAAGACAGCCTAGATCAGATACTAGAAGCAGGGGGATCAGTTAAAAAGCTTAAGAATAATGGCAGTGGAACAGGAAGAAAGATACTCAAGAAACAGTATAAAGGAACAACCACCACAACTTGGTGAGTGATTCTATGGAGAATAAGGAGAGGATTGTAGGTAACTCCAAGGTTTCAAAACTGAGAGTGAAATAATcctaaaagaaacaagaaaatccaAAGTGTGATCTGGTACAAAAACCATGACTTGGTTTTAACATACtggatttgaaatgaaaaaacGGCTAGGTGGCAGTATTTAATAGGTAGCTAGAATATAAAACTGTTCCAATTTCAAAGTATCCCAAGATGGCAACAAGTCCTCCTTGAGTTCCTCCACGAACCTGCTTCCAGCCATAGAAGTGCATACTAGTGAGTTTGCCGTAGTTAGGCTCAGCGATGTGGATGTTCAAAGACTGGCTTTGATCAATGAAAGCACCTCTTTCAGCTGCCATCTTAAGAACGGTTTTCTGTGAAATTTCCCACACAGTCTTATAAAGTTGCTTCAGGTCATCAGGAATTTCTGGTATGctctgaagaaggaaaaacaaatgtttactgcAGCCTGGCTGAAGAAATTGGgataattaacataattaatgACACAAGGGTCTGGCCTTAGTTCTACTTCTGCCAGATCTGACCGTACCATTTAGCATCATACAATATGATCCTTATCAGTTTTCCTAAGGCTCTTAACCTTTGGCTTAGAATGTCCAACAAAACTCCATTTAACCAACAAAGTATCTGGCTAGTGGTAATGATTATAAGATCCATTTCTATTTGGATCATAGCCAAACATTCATTATTCTAGAggtacttaataataaaaagagctAAGCAGCAATAAATGACCCTTGAATTTTGTAGAAAACAAAAGTAGTCAGGGATGTAACTCACATGCAGACAATCAAAGGAAGCAATGAAATAAACCCTTTCTGGAGTCGatagaaataatgttttcttagGTCTAGGGTTAATCTGCTACAGATTAGCTGATTAGCTAATGCTACAATTTCTGCCACAAATAGAGAAATGTTACAGAAATCCTTATCTGTGTTACCAGGGAAACAAATGTTTAAACAGAGCCCTCCATCtacaaataaatacttcttgattCTTGgctgcaaatattttattgttaaatactATCTGTGGCTCTGTTTTTTGGACTTTGACTCCTTGGTCTCCACCGAAGACTTCTTAATTAAGTTTGACTCTCTAATTTCACACTTTATATCAGTGGTCCGAAAATTTCGATGCATTTTGGAATGACCTAGggggtctttaaaaaatactaatgccTGTCTTCCATTTCCAGACATTCTAATTTAATTGTTATGGGGTGCAACCTAagcttcaaaattttaaaagctccccagttGATTCTAATGTTCAGAGAAATTGGAAACTACTGCCTTATATTATTGCACAAACAAGAGGGTAAAGTCTAGCtatataaagatgtatataaGCCTACCACAACAATGCAGGTGAACACAAGCCCATATGACCACAGTGAATGACTTTTCTCTCTACTGAATGGGGTAAGTAAGAAGGTACCAATGTCCAACTCAGATTCTAAAGAGCACACTTGATTTTCATACTGTACCTGGATAGAACCATTGCATGCGATAATCTGATTTTTCATCTCTTCATTCCATAAGCCCCGCTCAGTAAGATCCTTCAGTAAGTGAGGATTTACAATCtgaacagaaaaccaaaaaagatgTCAAGGAATAATAAGAACAATAGGGCCTAAACAGGGTCACAGTCCTTGAGCTTATAATAAATAAGATCACTGAAGAAGTATTTAACATTAAATTAGTTGGTAAAGTCTATCTTTTACAAGATTGAGAGGCCCATCCTACCAAACAAAATCTTAATCTGTGATTCAAGAAATATAGTATTTgccaaagtgaaaagaaatagcaTTGCCTAAAATGGGTATATCTGTGTAGATtacttcttccccctccccccaagtaaGGAGAAAATAATACTTAAGAAGAAACATTAGAAATGTATCCACTCCAAAccttacagaaatttatttcaggagatcaggaaattcacaaataaaaatcttttaaattagtggttctcaaccctagTTGCACATTAGAATTACCTGGGAACCTTAAAAAAACACTGGTCCTACCCACCAGGAATTCTAATTTGTAAACCAGGTTGAGAACTACTGTCATGGTTCCATATACTTCTTGCTTTTATATACATCTTGAGTTTCACTGTATACATCTTGAGTATCATCAACTTAAGCATCTGAGGTCATAGTATACATCATTATGATTACAGAATGGTTAAATATCGTGTGAATTCTAGTATCAACAAGTTACTTTCCTACCCACCTATCAACACTTTCCTACCTAAcgatcattcattctttcaacagatatttattaaatgtctattaTTAAATAACGTAGAAAAATATTGGATATGAAAGGGACTTACTTTATCAAAGCTCTGCCCCCATACAAAGCAAAAGGGACATACTAAATATGAGTTGGCATTTACTCCCAACATCAGGTTTTTGCAAGATCTCCTGTAGGTCTATTTGTGATCTTCTCACCTGAAATTCTCCTGACAAAACTCTGCGAGTATAGATGTTGCTGGTGTAAGGTTCGATGGACTCATTATTTCCCAGAATCTGAGCAGTTGAAGCAGTAGGCATCGGGGCAATAAGTAAACTGTTTCTTATACCATACCTAAAGAAAAGGAGATTGTTAGGTGCTGGTACTAAAGCTACAATCTGCCCGGAAGGGAGCTACTTCATGTCACTGCAGTAAATGCAGATGGAGGGAGTAACATCATACATGCATTAGACTCACATAATGACTTTGGAATTTGACCCCTATAGAGATGCATCTCACAGTATGGGTGCTATAGCTCACCCCTCTTCTGAACACCTGACTCCTAAACAAAATTAGCACAATTTTACTGCTGAAGTTTCTTATCAGGCCATGACTTATTAGTACTTCATACACTAGCTTGCCTAAGGAAATAATCGAATGGCTGTTGAAGAGTCCCCACCTGTATCAGGGTACATTCATTCAACCCTCACTCTTTTCTACATGCCCTATGATCACTGTGCTAAGCCCTTTCAGGAAACATAATGATGTGAAAGTGGTCAGAATCCAACATCTATCACCAAAATTCTCCACAGGGAAAGATTATGCTCAAAGTATATTCCTGACTTCCTCTATTACCTCTTCGCTCACAAGTTCCTAGAGGAAGGTTAACATCTTCTGCCTCTATTCACTGCCAAAGAGAGTGTTTAAGGAAGAATATGCCATCTGAACATGCAGAAATCTTCAAGCTGCCCTTAGCTCATCCTTCAAAGCTCAGCCTAAGAGATGACTACTAGAACATCTTTCCTGACCAGGCAGACAATACTAAATACAACTCTAGTATTTCTTCCGCAAACATTTTCTATGATCTGTACACCTTTATGTATACTTTATGTGTGCTACATGTTTCACTTTAAGTCTTAAGTTTCTCAAACACCAAGATTTTGTCTTTCCTATATTCTATACCTCTGGATTTATCCAGTACTTAGCGTAAAGCTTCATGTCCTAATGGAATCTGTACTACTGGGATCTTAATCTCACTTTGCCACTCCTAGTTTTGAGGAATCAAGCAAATCACCAGTGAATTTCATGTCTTACTTCCTCAGTAAAAAGTGGACAGTGATTTTTCCGGCCCaaagagaggaaaacattttgaaaagtcatatatatacatatatacatatatatgtatatatatgacatcatatatatacatatatatgtatatatgtatatatatgacatacCAAACTATGGAATTGTCTGTAATCATTAAAAACATTAGGTAAATCTTCAAGTACTAAGAGAAAGACATCGAAAATAAATCACAAAGTCAGAAAATATCAAATTTGATCATATTTTTGTAACAAAACTGTGTGCATCTGCAAATGTACTGAAAAAGGTCTAGAAAAATACACACCATTAACAATGGCTATCTCTGGGAAAAGGAGTAAGttggtttgtatttgttttgtggAACAAGTGGTTGGCAGGAGAGGAATAAAGAAGGGCTTTCaccttccattttatttctgtacttgAACTTTGTTATTCAtgtattaattttgaaattttaaaaagttctatatagaaaaatatccatagtattttgaaaataaaataaaataaaatacatgtccATTTTTGTAGAAGTTGAATTTGCATATAAATGTACACAGGCACACACGTTTAGAAGAAAGTCTGAAAGATGAAAGacaaaaagatacaaacaaatTTTTAGGAGGTGGTATTgggataatttcattttattccctttcccacatacattttcctaaattttctaaCAAGTATTATTaagtaataaaacaattttaaggcaaatagatattttttaaagagtatttttaaagctACTGCTTCCTTCCGTAAACATTAAACACTCTGCATATTCATTAATAATCCAGAGACAACAGGCTCATGAAGAAAGTGGAAAACAACTTGTTTTATTATTCACTAAGCAAAACATCCTACCCGCCcttaaatcctttttatttttattagtttgaaAGGCCTTAAAAACCtcaagttttacatttttctttcacaatttaaCACATTACCCTCCAAAAGCTCTTCCAAATCCCTAACTTACTCCTGTGACAACCAATTCAGCAAAAGCCATTTAGATGCCCAAGGTAGTTaagcaataaataaaagtgaaaaacatcTAAAAAGCAAGCACACTCGGAAATATGAAGTTTAATGAGATAAAGAACTGCTTAATCTGGGTAGTTACGCCCCTAAAACAAGACTAACTAGTAACACCTACCATTTATTAAGATTCATTGTACCAAgctactaatatatatatattcatatattatcttacaaagtatttttacaaaaataattctgtaGATAGGTCATTTTTGCCccatttaaaagaggaaaaatgagtttCAGAAGTTAAAATAACATACCTAACTTCTGAAAGCCAGAATGAGAACCTAAACCTCCTTACTTTAAAACTACCTTACAGCTCTTTGCTTACTTTGCAATCTTTTCCTTGAGAAGTTTCCAGTCCCACAAGTCTGTGGGAGTAACATTCCACATATCATACTGAAGGATCTAGGGAATAAACAAAGCAAACTTAAGACAAATCACTCTATAACAATTTAAAACCATGACAAAAAGCAAATCACTAACTGCCATGCCCCACAACCCAACAGATGTCTTCTAGTGGAACTGTGTGAGGAATACAAGGTCCAGAGATTTCTCTGAACAAACTTTCATGCAGTCATATTGATCAAAAGCAGGCTAAGAAAACTGGCTAAGGCATATCTCTTCCCCATGTCCCTGCTGTGTGCCCTCAGAGGGCCCATAACATATCTACAAACCAGGAAATCCTAACATTCATGTAAATACGTTGCTgagatgcattcttttttttgtacataaaaatgttattctAATTTCATCTTTAATTGCTTTGATCTATTTACTTAGCTATTACTAACAACTATTTTCAAACCACTGGTTATCAGATTTCCTAAATACCAGCAGGAACATCAGGACTaaacataacataacattttaCTTCACACTGAAGAGACTCATACTACCAATAATAAAGGCAGTGTGGAAAGCAGAATTCTAACACAGTTCCCAGGTTCCCCAGTTGCACAGGCCATGTATAATGTCCTCCTCCTGAGTGTCACTTACATAATCAAGGCAAAGAGGAAAAGTTTctacagatgtaattaaggttacCAATCAGCTAATTTTGAGTAAACAAAagagagattatcctgagtgGATCTGACTTATCATGTGAAAGCCTTCAAAAGAGAAACTGGACTGGGGCCTTCTTGAAATGAGAGACTCTCTCCTACTGGCTTTCAAGAAACACAATGTCATGAGTTGTACAGGTACAAACAAATGAATTCTGCCAAAGACCAGGTGAGCTTGGAAGAGGACTCTGAGCCTCAGAGCAGACCGGAGCCTCTATCAACACCTTGGTTATAACCTTGAGACCCAAACAAAATGACCTAGCTAAGGCAAGATGACCCCGATTCAAGGAAATGGAGATAATGTATGTTGTTTTTATCTACtaaatttagcaaaagaaaactaatacagttaGCATGCTTCTTAAGTCACTTTTACCAATGACTAGTTctaaataaagcattaaaataaaggggtatctggctggctcaagTCGGTGGagtatgcgactcttgatctcaaggttttaagttcaaatcccatgttgggtgtagagattactaaaaaataaaatttggggatgcgtgggtggctcagctgcttaagtgtctgccttcggcttgtgtcgtgatcccgggatcccgggattgagccccacatggggctccctgctcagcaaggagtctacttctcctggtccctttgttcctccccccagcttgttttctctctctctctctctcttcccttgctctctcaaattttagtgtatgtgctgctgaaggaagtacactctctctctctcaaataaataaaaatctaaaataaaatcttttaaaaaccccacaTTAAAACAGAGTATCTTTTTTACTCTAGAGAACAAAAGTACCGTATTAGTTTCCTGTGTCTGGAATAACAAATCACCATAAATTtcgtggcttaaaataacaaaaatgtatgctcactttggcagcacatatactaaaattgaaatgatagagattagcatggcccctatGCAAGGATGACCTGCAAATTCATGAAGAATTCcgtattttttaagtgtattctCTCATAGTTTTGGAAGCCAGAAGCCCAAATGAACATGTTGGGAGGGCCACGCTCTCTCCAGGTGCTCTGGAGAAGATTCTGTTCTTTGACTCTTCCAGTCTAGTGGTTATAGGCATTCCTGGGTTATGGGTGCATCACTCCGACTTCTGCCTCCATGGTCATGttgcctctccttttctctgtctcttgtaaGGACTATTGTCGCTGGATTTAGGGTCCACCtgggtaatccaggataatctcatttcaaaatccttaatcacatctgcaaagacccttctGAAATCCAAAAAGGTAACATTCATAGGATCCAGGGATCAGGATGTGAATACATCTTTTTGAAGGCTACCATTCAGCTTACAGGCAAAAAGAAACATTATCCATATACTTACTCCTCTGCTAACTGGAGAGCCCTCATAGGTTTCATACGGGCCATGCTCCTTGGCCAAGTCACAGCTGGCTTCCAAGGCTCCATAATAAATGGTTTCAAAGATCTGCTTGTTCAGTAGCTGGGCTTCTGGACTCTCAAACGGATACCTCATCAGAATAAAAGCATCTGCCAGACCTTGTACCCCGATTCCAATGGGGCGATGGCGTTTATTTGATAAGCATGCCTTTGTGCCAACAGATTTAGAGAAGGAGACATTACTGAACAGAAAAGGCAACATTCTGCACCAAATGATACAcgctctttttttaatctctattttctcACAAACATTCTAATGACAGCCGTTTAAATGAAGACTGTCAGGCTGACTGTCCCTCCTACTAGTTGGATTTCAAGAATTATCAATAAGCAGAGACTTCTATTCATACCTCTGGGATAGGGTAGTAGTTAATATCAATAATTTTATTCAAGTTTCGGACAATGACTTTGGTGACTTCAGCCAGCTTCTTAAAGTCATATGTGTGTTCTGACGTGACATACATATTGAGGGCCAAGGAAGCCAAGTTACAGACTGCAACCTGGAATGCAAAGAAAAAGGGTCAAGAAtcacacaatttttatttcttccccctGTGTCAATGACACCACCATGTAAGCCTCTAACactctatataaattttttatatttatctcctCCCTGGTCACTGTTCATTTCTAAATCCCAATACCTATTCATATGTGAGTTGTAAAATGCAGCAGTGAAATAGGTAAGACAGAGAATCTGTGTTCCATAGTCCATGGCTCTATTGCCAGAGAGACCTCCCACTGTGCTCTAATTTCTTATGTGTAcctgtctcagtcagtagaggtactgtccaatacagtagccaATAGCCACATATAgctacttaaataaaattaaaaattcagtttctcagttgcACTAGTCCTATTTCATGTGCTCAATAGCCATGAGATACATTTCCATTGCTCCAGAAAGCTCTTCCAAATTACACATTCCCACCTTACTCTCACTGAAATTCTGATAAGCCCCTAACAACAGGGGATCCAAGTTTGTGAATTCTGAAAAAGCTTTTCAGGTGATTTACCACTAGGTGGTAAGCTTTTTCAGGAAAGAAACGTAtcttatttatacttatatttttagcACTAGTTCCACATCTGGTATATAACAAATGCTTTAATAATGTTGAATGAATACACTTTACTTCCCATTTTGATTATGACTATCCAAACACAAAAATCTCAACTCCCCTCACCTAGACTCCCTCATGCCCTTCGTATCTACTCAATTCTACACATATCGCCTACGTGCCCATTTTTAAAGCACAGCTTGGATTGCTAAGTCTGATAaatgttacaaagaaaaataaggcaggaaaAGACAAAATGGTTCTAGGAATAAGGACAGAAGGAGTGCCATTTTAAAACAGAGTTGTCAGGTAAGACCTCACTGATAATGAGACATATGAACAAAGAACTGAAAAGTTTAGACAGCAAAGCCACGTGGCTATCTGGGAGGGGAAAGCATTTTCACATTCAAAGTAAACAGCAAAAATCCTGATAAAGGGGGTGTGCTTGATATACTTGGAAATTAGTAGGGCTGGAGCACAGTGAACAAAGGGGAAAGTAACAGTAGATGAGATGGGCATACCTAGTTGCGCATGAACTCATAAGGCACTGTAAGAATTCTGGATGGAAATTAAatactgatacatgttacaacacAGATAAgctttgaaaacatgctaagtgaaagaagcctgaCACAAAAGACCACTACATTACATGATTCTGTTTATAGGGAATGCCCATAAGAGGGAAATCCAGAGGcagaaaatagattagtagttgccaggggctgggggaagagagCTAATGGGTATTAGGTTTCTTTCTGGGTTGATGAGAAGCGTTCTAGAATTAGATattggtgatggttacacaaccttgtggatatactaaaaaacactgaaatgtacacttaGAAGGGTGGATTTTATGGTAGgagaattatatttcaatttttaaaaaatgaacaaactctGGATGGGTTGCAAAGTCAAAGAAGTGTTGTATGGAggaatgttttgttttaagggTCACTCTAGTCTCTATAGCATAATCTATCTTGTACAACAGTTACTTGATACAGTATATGCCAGTTTTCTCCAACAATGAATTATACATTTCCAGAGGGCAGGGCCTGAGCCATAATCATTTACATCCCAGAGCATTTGGTACAGTGTCTTACACATAGCTGGTGCTCAGTAAACTCTGGCTGAATTAAACCACAACCCAATTCACTTCACATTTTCTTCCCAACTTtaaatttgttgtgttttttaggTCCTAGCATATGGgatctgctccttcctcctcattTCCATAGTTTACATCCAACATCTAAGCAGCCTGTCATCCAACCACTACAATAATCTCCACAAGATAACCTCCAACCTCCTCTAACACCAAGACACTCTATTACCAGAAACAAGATCTATCCTTCTCATCCTAgcatttttgatgctattttcctttcaggacctACAAGGGCTTCCTACTCTGTGACATGCCAGACATTTCACCTactatctccccacccccagccataGCCATCTCTGCAGATACCAAACCATAATGTATTTGCTCCATCAGAACAAACTTATTTGACAATCTCTGCACAAAACCTATACCTGTCTCTGATCTGACAGGCTATTCTTCCCTTTtccataaacttaaaaaaaaaaacaaatctatgtCCCATTTCTAGCCTCACCTCTTCTGCAGATCGCCTTAAAGATTTGCCATTAGAATTTTGTCTCTCCATTCACTGAAAAGACTCTCTACCTGCTTACTGAATTAGCATCCTGACATTCTTGTGTTTGTCCTAAACCGCCATaatggaacactgagaaaatattattaaatttattttaattgtttattaaaCAATGggtgtttaagaaaaaaagtgaatcttTTCTATATAGTTTAGACTCTAAGATATTTAAGGGTACAGATCAcatctgttcctttctcttgtcATCTCTACTTTAGTGCCCTTCTACTTACAGCAAACTTTGGAAACTTCATTTCCCCATTTCAATAAAATCAAGTAAAGGATTCACAAAGAATAACTGCCTAAGATTCTCCTCTCAGGACTCAGGGCAGAAGTTCGTCTACCTACCTCATCTTTGCTGGTATACTCTACTATTTCTGTGCACAGGTTGCTGCATTTGATTGTTCCCAGGTTCTGCTGGTTGCTCTTCCGATTACAGGAGTCTTTGTAAAGCATGTACGGGGTACCTGTCTCTGTCTGAGACTCAATGATGGCATACCAAAGCTGCTGCGCTTTTACAACTTTGCGGACACGACCCTGTTTCTCATAACTGAAAGGCAaagctaatattattttaatattcccTAAGAAAATCTTTATTGCAGACAACTTGAAGAcactaaagaataaaattatgaaaactctTATTAAATGTTTACTGTTTTGCTAAGAGAGCAGAGGAAAATCGGGCAGCTCTGGACCCATTAGAATATACCCAAATCCTATTAAATCAATAATACCCAtcataaggaaaaagaacaacaccTAAAGTTGTCAGATCTACTACTATGCTATTATTTAATGAACTAGTGACACATGTCCTGGCTGTTCTTAATTTCTGTGGGCAACATAAAgcgcaacttttttttttttaattttttattttttataaacatatatttttatccccagtggtacaggtctgtgaatcaccaggtttacacacttcacagcactcaccaaagcacataccctccccaatgtccata of Mustela nigripes isolate SB6536 chromosome 1, MUSNIG.SB6536, whole genome shotgun sequence contains these proteins:
- the RRM1 gene encoding ribonucleoside-diphosphate reductase large subunit isoform X2, which encodes MKVIQGLYSGVTTVELDTLAAETAATLTTKHPDYAILAARIAVSNLHKETKKVFSDVMEDLYNYINPHNGRHSPMVAKSTLDIVLANKDRLNSAIIYDRDFSYNYFGFKTLERSYLLKINGKVAERPQHMLMRVSVGIHEEDIDAAIETYNLLSERWFTHASPTLFNAGTNRPQLSSCFLLSMKDDSIEGIYDTLKQCALISKSAGGIGVAVSCIRATGSYIAGTNGNSNGLVPMLRVYNNTARYVDQGGNKRPGAFAIYLEPWHLDIFEFLDLKKNTGKEEQRARDLFFALWIPDLFMKRVETNQDWSLMCPNECPGLDEVWGEEFEKLYESYEKQGRVRKVVKAQQLWYAIIESQTETGTPYMLYKDSCNRKSNQQNLGTIKCSNLCTEIVEYTSKDEVAVCNLASLALNMYVTSEHTYDFKKLAEVTKVIVRNLNKIIDINYYPIPEACLSNKRHRPIGIGVQGLADAFILMRYPFESPEAQLLNKQIFETIYYGALEASCDLAKEHGPYETYEGSPVSRGILQYDMWNVTPTDLWDWKLLKEKIAKYGIRNSLLIAPMPTASTAQILGNNESIEPYTSNIYTRRVLSGEFQIVNPHLLKDLTERGLWNEEMKNQIIACNGSIQSIPEIPDDLKQLYKTVWEISQKTVLKMAAERGAFIDQSQSLNIHIAEPNYGKLTSMHFYGWKQGLKTGMYYLRTRPAANPIQFTLNKEKLKDKEKATKEEEEKERNTAAMVCSLENREECLMCGS
- the RRM1 gene encoding ribonucleoside-diphosphate reductase large subunit isoform X1, which codes for MHVIKRDGRQERVMFDKITSRIQKLCYGLNMDFVDPAQITMKVIQGLYSGVTTVELDTLAAETAATLTTKHPDYAILAARIAVSNLHKETKKVFSDVMEDLYNYINPHNGRHSPMVAKSTLDIVLANKDRLNSAIIYDRDFSYNYFGFKTLERSYLLKINGKVAERPQHMLMRVSVGIHEEDIDAAIETYNLLSERWFTHASPTLFNAGTNRPQLSSCFLLSMKDDSIEGIYDTLKQCALISKSAGGIGVAVSCIRATGSYIAGTNGNSNGLVPMLRVYNNTARYVDQGGNKRPGAFAIYLEPWHLDIFEFLDLKKNTGKEEQRARDLFFALWIPDLFMKRVETNQDWSLMCPNECPGLDEVWGEEFEKLYESYEKQGRVRKVVKAQQLWYAIIESQTETGTPYMLYKDSCNRKSNQQNLGTIKCSNLCTEIVEYTSKDEVAVCNLASLALNMYVTSEHTYDFKKLAEVTKVIVRNLNKIIDINYYPIPEACLSNKRHRPIGIGVQGLADAFILMRYPFESPEAQLLNKQIFETIYYGALEASCDLAKEHGPYETYEGSPVSRGILQYDMWNVTPTDLWDWKLLKEKIAKYGIRNSLLIAPMPTASTAQILGNNESIEPYTSNIYTRRVLSGEFQIVNPHLLKDLTERGLWNEEMKNQIIACNGSIQSIPEIPDDLKQLYKTVWEISQKTVLKMAAERGAFIDQSQSLNIHIAEPNYGKLTSMHFYGWKQGLKTGMYYLRTRPAANPIQFTLNKEKLKDKEKATKEEEEKERNTAAMVCSLENREECLMCGS